Within Cellulophaga sp. L1A9, the genomic segment CTAAGTACATTAAGTTAACCATTTTCTGACGTGGTGACTGTTTTCCTCCTGCCATGTTTTTTTCTAATTAAATTTTAGTTAATTTTTGGGGTTTGATTATTACTAAAACTAATTAGTTTCTTGTCATTGCAGATAACATACCTCCGTATACTCCGTTAAGAGACGATAAGTTTGTAGATAACGATGCCATTTGATCTTTTAAAGCAGTAGAGTTCTGAACAACTTCTTCATTGATTGAAGCTTGTTTGCTAGCACTTTCTAACTGTACTTTATATAAACTATTTAATGATTCCATTTGAGAAGCAGCTTGCACCATTTCATCAGAATACTTACGAGTAGATTCCATAGCATCTACTGTAGGAGCGATACCTTTAGCAGCACCTTCAAAATTTCTAATGCTAGTTCCTAAGCTTTCCATTAAGCTTGCATCTACACCAGCTTCTTTTAATAAATCATCTAATTTTTTAGATAAAGAAGCTTCTGATTCTTGTACTTCAGCAGCAACACTATTTGCTTTTGCAACACCTTCACCACCTACTAATTCAGGATACACTAATGCCCAATCATATTCGTCATCTAAAGGCTCAAATGCACTAATGGCAAAAATAAGCGCCTCTGTAATAAGACCGATTGCAAGTAGAATACCACCATTCAATGGTCCTAATTCCCAGTGTAAAATTTTGAATAATGCACCTATAATAACGATTGATGCTCCAAGCCCATAGGCCATGTTAAATAATTTCTTTGTTGCTTTTGACTGTGCCATAATTTTAATTTAATTTCAGGTTAATGTTAATAATAACGATTTGGTTTAATTTAATTCGACTTTATGTATAAACTTGTATTACTTATTTAAGGGTTTGTTTTCTTCAACGCCCATGTAATCTTGTACTGTTCTAAATCCGATATAACTACGTGCTGAATCTTGGTATTCGTAATCTCTGGTACTTACCTGTAGGAAATAAGCAACATCTTTCCAAGATCCTCCACGGATAACTTTTCTTGCATTTTGTGATGAACCAGCATTTGGGTTCATTGTTGAAACATACTCGTAAGAGTTAGGATCATAACTAGAATCTGTCCATTCAGATACGTTACCCGCCATGTTATATAAGTTATAATCATTAGGCTCAAAAGATTTTGCTTCTACTGTATACAAAGCTGTATCTGCTGCATAATCTCCTCGCTGCGGTTTAAAGTTTGCCATAAAACAACCTGTGTCGCTTATAACATATGGACCACCCCATGGGTATGTCCCACTTTCAATACCACCTCTTGCAGCATATTCCCATTCTGCTTCTGTTGGCAATCTAAATTGATTTACAAACTGAGCTCCTTTAGATTTTTGATCATCGTTCTTAAGCTTAGTTCTCCAGTTACAAAACGCTTTAGCTTGCTTCCAACTCACTCCTACTACAGGGTATTCACTGTAGGCATCATGCCAAAAGTAATCGTTATGCATTGGTTCGTTATACGAGTATTCAAAATCTCTAATCCAAACTGTTGTATCAGGATATATTTCTAATTCTTCTTGTTTAATGAAGTCTTTTCTACTGCCTTTACCCTTTGCACGTGCAGCAGCTTCAATATCCATCCAAGAATATTTATACTTCAATTGTGTAACGTCTATAGTACGTTCTCCATTATAAGCTTCCTCTTCAGAAATATATAATTTGTCCATTACCTCAACATAGTATTCATCTGGGTATTCCGAAGTATCCCAAACTAAATCTTGATCAAGGTTTAACCCTCTACCTTCATATCCGGTATCACCCATTCCTGAGTAATTATCAAGCATATACTTGTCATAAGATGATAACTTAGTGGTATCTGCATCTTTAAATGCATAGTCACCAATGCCTCCATCATCTGGACCTAAACCTAATTCATCTGCTAGGATAGCCAGTTTAGTTCTTACGATAGAGTCTCGTACCCACTCAACAAATTGTCGGTATTCGCTGTTCGTAATTTCTGTGTCGTCCATATAGAAAGAGCGTACAGTAACTGTTTTGGTTGGCGCGTTGAGAACTTTAGCCTGATCTTCTTCACTCTTCCCCATAATATAGGATCCCTGAGGGATCAATTCCATACCATGAGGCTTTTCTGGATACCATTTTTTTCCTTGGACTCCAACTAGTTCTCCTTTTGTTTTAGACCCACAACTGCTGAGTAAAACAACAAACGCTATAGATGATAACAATAGCTTCTTCATACTTAGGTTAAATTTCGATTAAGACTGTAAATTAAAAACACTTTTATTATTCTCTAAAACTACGTTTTAATTAAAATATTGTGTCAATGTGTATTATCCTTTACTTTTTTTTATTTTAATTAAAGCCCTTTTTATAAGCTTTAAACCATCGCTCAGGAATAATTTGATTGCAAGCATCAAAATAGTCCTGCTCCATGCAAGATAATAACGCTGGTATATTTGATTTATTATGTGCCGTTAAAATTGTTGGCACCTCTACCCACCATCTATTCGTAAGATTACTTTTATGAAATATTAAATCTTCATCATCCGTAGGCACTATAAACTTTGTAAAGTCCTCACTTTTCACAAAAGGAGATTCCTTCACTCTATAATTATGACCTTCAATAAAATACCAAATAATTTGTGCTGTAAGCTGATAAGACTGTGGTGTATTTTCTCCTTCATAGACTCCAAAAATAGTTACCTTATCACTAATACCTGCATAACGAGCAATTGCACAAATTTCTTTTCCATTAAAACCATTGGGTGAAAAATTCTCAGACATAGAGATTTCACTAGCTTTAATTGCGCGTAAATCTACGCTCACAATATTGGCATTACGTAATATAGGCTCTGCTAATGTAATGTTAGCTGAGATTTCTCCTAAACGATAAGCATCAAAGAAAAGATGTTCCATTAAATCTATTTCTTCTTGCGCGCAAAAATAACTTTGATAGCCTATATTAGAAAAATTAAATAGATTGTTTGGCTTATCTGTTATAATCTTACTCATATAAGAGTGTGATGAAATAAGCTCATCAGCATCTCCAAAATCAAAACGACTATCTACCGCCACTAAGTTTACCATACTCCGTAAACCATCAAAAGCTCTATATGCAGGATAGGTAATATCTTGTGTTGCACCAATGATTATGGCGATTACATCTTCTTCAAGAAGCCCTGCTACAATTTCTTTGACAACAAAATAGGTATCTGCAACGGCTTCTCCCTGGTTAATATCTCCTAAATCTACTATGGTACTATCCCAGTTACCAATCATCAATTTATAAAGTTGACGACGAACTTCAAACAACTCTAGGTCTTCGGATTTCTTTTCAAAGGCATTTCTAGATTCATTGACTCCAATAATTGCAAAGGAAGCATTAGCGAGCACGGGCAACCCATTTCGCTGTGTGTGCTTATGAATTTTATTCCCTAATGCTTGTGCCGGAAGTAATTTACAAGATGCTACTAATTTATCATCAACAGGAACTAAAAAATCAAATGCCATTAAAAATTGAATGTTTTGAGGATTACTATAAACTTATTGACTCAAATATAATACACCTTCTTGAATTGGCGCAATAAAAGTACGTTTCAAGAAGGTGTATTGGTAAAAAATTATAAATGTATATTTATTTTGCCTTTTTCTTTGGCGCAGCTTTTTTCTTTGGTGCAGCTTTTGCCTTTTTCTTCGGCGTTTTCTTTTCTATCATAGCTTTTGCTTGCTCAAGAGTAATTTTAGTAGCATCAACTTCTTTTGATAATTCTACTTTTATTTTCCCCTTAAGCACATTATGCCTACCCCAACGTGCTTTTTCTACACGAATGCCTTCTTCTTTCCAATCATGTATAACCTTATCAATCTCCTTCTGTTTCTTTGTTTCGATAAGTTCAATAATATCATCATTAGACAAATTATCAAAATCATATTTTTTATTGACATTGATAAACATTCCGTCCCACTTTATAAAGGGACCAAAGCGACCTGTACCTTTGGTCACCTCTTTATCTTCATAATGAGCTACGGGAGCATCTGCTTTTTCTTTTGCTATAATAAGTTCTACTGCTCTTTCAAAAACTACATCAAAAGCACTTTCTCCTTTATCTAATGAAATAAATTTCTCTCCGAATTTTACATAAGGACCAAATCTACCCACGTTTGCTAAAACTTCTTGTCCTTTGTACTCTCCTAGTGTTCTAGGTAGGGTAAAAAGTTCCATAGCTTCATCAAATGTTATGGTGTTTAAAGATTGTTCCGGCAATAAACTAGCGAATACTGGCTTTTCTTCTTCTTCAGATGATCCAATTTGAACCATAGGACCAAAGCGACCTAAGCGCACCAATACTTGTCTTCCAGATTTTGGATCTGTACCTAAAATACGTTCTCCACTAGCCCTGTCCGCATTCTCTTCTACATCAATTACTTTAGGGTGAAAATCTTTATAAAAGTTCTTCATCACTTTTTTCCAATCCTCTTTCCCTTCCGCTATTTCATCAAAATCTTCTTCTACTTTAGCGGTGAAATTATACTCCATAATTCCAGAAAAGTGACTTACTAAAAAGTCCGTAACAATCATACCAATATCTGTTGGTACTAATTTTCCTTTATCAGATCCTACGTTTTCTGTTAGATTGTTCGTTGCTACAGCGTTGTTTTCAAGAACTAACTGCACATACTTACGCTCTACACCTTCGATAGTTCCTTTTTCGACATAGCCTCTATTTTGAACTGTAGAAATTGTTGGCGCATAGGTAGATGGTCTACCAATACCTAATTCCTCTAACTTCTTAACTAAAGATGCTTCTGTAAAACGATATGGAGGTCTGCTAAAACGTTCTGTAGCAGTAATATAATTATTAGTCAATGCCTCCCCTTTTTTCATTGCAGGAAGCATTCCTTCTTGCTCTTCAGATGCATCTTCATCATCAACATCTTCCATATAAACTTTAAGGAAACCATCAAATTTAATAACCTCTCCGTTTGCAGTGAACTCTTGATTATGACCAGAACAACTAATTTTTACATTAGTTCGCTCTAATTGGGCATCACTCATTTGAGAAGCAAGTGTACGCTTCCAAATAAGTTCATATAATTTTTCTTGATCGCGCTCTAATGAAACGTTTTGAAGTTTCATATCCGTAGGTCTAATAGCCTCATGCGCCTCTTGAGCTCCTTTACTTTTTCCTTTAAAATTACGAGAATTGCTATATTCTTTTCCGTAATTTTCTACAATTGCTTCTTTCGCGGCATCTAGTGCTTCTTTTGATAAGTTTACACTATCCGTTCTCATATAGGTAATTAAACCTGCTTCGTACAAACGTTGTGCTACTTGCATGGTTCTTCCTACTGAAAAATATAATTTACGTGATGCTTCTTGTTGTAAGGTAGATGTAGTAAATGGTGCTGCCGGAGATTTTTTTGCTGGTTTTTTATCTAAACTTGCTACCGCAAATTTACCATTCATATTCTCCTTTAAAAAAGCCTCTGCCTCTTCTTTCGTTGCAAAAGTTTTATTAAGTTTCGCTGAAAATATACTGCCTTCATTTGTTTTAAATTGGGCTGTAATCTTAAAAGATGCCTCTGGAGTAAACCCTTCAATATCTCTTTCACGCTCTACAATTAAACGCACTGCTACAGATTGAACTCTACCCGCAGAAAGACCTGGTTTTATTTTTTTCCATAGGACAGGAGATAGTTCATATCCCACTAGTCTATCTAAAACCCTTCTTGCCTGTTGTGCATTTACAAGATCATAATTAATCTCTCTAGGGTTTTCAATTGCTTTTTGTATTGCAGACTTTGTAATACTATTAAAAACAATACGTTTGGTTTTACTTTTATCTAATTTTAGTTCCTGTTCTAGGTGCCATGAAATAGCTTCCCCTTCTCGATCCTCATCACTTGCTAACCATATAGTGTCTGCTTTCTTCGCTAAATCTTTAAGTTTTTTAACTAAAGCTTCTTTGTCTTTACTTACTATATATTTTGCTTCAAAATCATTTTCAACATCTACTCCTAATTCCTTAGAAGGTAAGTCGGCTATATGACCAAAACTGGATTCTACCTTGAAGTCCTTTCCTAAAAATTTCTCTATTGTTTTTGCTTTTGCAGGAGACTCTACGATTACTAAATTCTTTGCCATTGACTAGTTTTTGGTCTTACAAAAGTATACCAATTTTTTAATTTTACGCTGTATCCTTACTATATAGGTGATATTTAGTATTATAAATGCAACTAAAAACTCTTTTTAGGCGTCCTATATTTAATAAAAAAAAAGAAGGTTTTTATTACCTATTATTGCAAAGAAAGTGTGCTTAGCAAAGCTATAGAACGCTCTTCATATTGATACTGATACAACACGTCATCTCCAACCATTAAAAGGCTATTTTTCAGCGGAATAACATCAAAAGTTATGATGTTTTCAAAGTGATTTAGTGCTTCTAAATTTTCAACATCTGTTTTATCATACACCTTTAATCCTGCCTTCCCGTCACACACAAAAATCAGGTTATCTTTTAAGCCTAAACCATAAGGTTCTTCCATCTCATAAGATTTTAAAAGTGTCGGATTTTTAATATCCTGAATATCGATAACAAACAATCCGCTTTCTGTTGCCCCACAAGAATTTCCTCCACGAAGGGTTACATAAGCATATTTATCATCTACCACTACAGGATCACAAGCAGTACCATGTTGAAATTCTGAAACAAATTGCGGAGTACTAGGGGAAGAAATATCATAGATATACATTCCACTCTTGCTTCCTAAAAATAAATATTGATTGCGATTAAAAATGGTCTCAATATCAAAACCTGCGTAAACATCGTCTAGATCTTTCGGGTTTTCTAAATTTGAAATATCAAAAACATTAATATTATGACTGTCTACTGCATACAAATAATCGTTAACAATTTTAAAGCGGGCTAAAGAACCGCCTTGCCCTACAGATGCGCTATTTGTTACCGCATCTAACATAATACCACCACCAAAACGCTCTTCATATTCTGATATCAGTCTTGGCTCCGATGCTGTCTCCCATCCTATTATAATTTCATTTTCAGAATCTACACCATCATAGTCATAAAAATCGGCCATAGGCCAAATAACATTCCCTCTCAAAACGTCTTCTAATCTATTTACCACTTGAATATTATCAAGATTTGAAATATCAATGATCACTAAGTCCGTCAAACTATCCGCAAACAAATAGTTATCCTTGACAGAAATATCAACATTACCAGGAATTTTTATATATGCTATTCTCTCAGGAGCCTCGGGGTTTTTATTATCAATCACATGAACACCCTGATGCTTGTCATTTATAAAAATATAGTTTTCATACGCATAGATTTTCCCAGATTCCTCTATAAATTGAGGGAGGTAAAACTGTTACTCCGTTTTTAAAATCTTCTTTTGAAATAATCAAAGGCTTCGCAACTATGTAATCTGCATACTTATCATCATCTTTTGGTTTCACAAGAAACAAATCCTATCGTTGAGATAAAAAGTAAGGCTATAAAAAAATATTTCATGAGTTGTTCGTTTTTCAATTGATTATTTATCAGATGCTTAATGATCTAATTGGTTGCGAAAAAAACTAAAAATTCTGATAAACCATAGTCTGAATACTGCTTTCATCATCTAAAACAATTCTCAATAATTCATAAGAAGCAATAGGTTTAAAATTAAAAGGGTGCGCCATAATAGCCACGCCACTTTTTTTCTTTACCCTATTCCCCATACCAGTAACCATATCTATATTTGGCTCATAATCACCATTAGGTATATGTTCTGTTACAATACAATAGGGATAATTCTTAAGTTGAGATAAAAAAGATTGAATCTCTGCATTTGAAAGATGCTGTAATACTTGCCGAACAAAAATACAATCTGCCTTTGGCAAGTCTGCTTCACAAATATCTAAGCACAAAAACTCTAAATTATCATTCTTAAATCTTGCTTTGTTCCTTTCAATTAAGGCTGGGACAATATCTACCGCAAAATATTTCTCAGAAAAGCCTATTAACTGATTTCCAATATTAAAATCGCCACAACCAACATCACAAACAACGAGCGGACTTTCAAAAGACTTTAAAAAAGCAGACACCTCCTTTATATAAGGTTCAGTAATGGCATCTACATGTGAACCATCTCCTGAATAAAAATCAAACTCAGCTCCTCCCCATAAATGATTCTCATAAATTTGATGCATCACATCTTTAGTTGCCCACCGTTTTTTCGGGGATTGATTTTTACTTTTTTTCATTTTAGAACACACTGCTTTTCAAGGAGTAAATTTGATAAATTTAATCTAGACTACAAATTTCACTAATTTTTAACTGCCAATTTGACAGAACACTTCTAAAAATCATATCTTTGCAGTCCTAATAAAACATTCTGTTGATTATCATAGTACATGGAGAAAATTATTAATGAAGAAAACCAAGGTCAACCTGTTGCTCTTGATAAAATTTCTGGAAATGGCCGCAAACTATATATTGAAAGTTACGGGTGCGCCATGAATTTTTCGGATAGTGAGGTTGTTGCTTCTATTCTTGCTAAAGAAGGATTTAATACCACACAAATTTTAGAAGAAGCAGATCTTGTTTTGGTAAACACATGTTCTATTCGAGAAAAAGCAGAACTAACCGTGCGTAAACGTTTGGAGAAATTCAATGCCGTAAAAAAAACTCGCCCTCACATGAAGGTTGGTGTTTTGGGTTGTATGGCCGAACGTTTAAAGAGCAAATTTCTTGAAGAAGAAAAAATAGTAGATATGGTTGTAGGCCCAGATGCCTATAAAGATTTACCTAATCTAATTCAAGAGATTGACGAAGGTAGAGATGCCGTGAATGTTATTTTATCTAAAGAAGAAACTTACGGAGACATTAGTCCTGTTCGTTTACAAAGTAATGGCGTTAGTGCATTTGTTTCTATTACCAGAGGTTGCGACAATATGTGTACCTTTTGTGTGGTACCTTTTACTCGCGGGCGTGAACGGAGCCGCGAACCACAATCTATTCTAAAAGAAATTCAAGACCTTCACGATAGCAACTTTAAAGAAATTACCCTTTTAGGACAAAACGTAGACAGCTATTTATGGTATGGTGGTGGCTTAAAAAAAGAGTTTGAAAAAGCTTCTGATATGCAAAAAGCAACAGCGGTAAATTTTTCATCGTTACTTGATACCGTTGCCAAGAAATTTCCTAAAATGAGAATTCGCTTTTCTACCTCTAACCCTCAAGATATGACTCTTGATGTTATTGAAACGGTAGCAAAGCATAAAAATATCTGCAATCATATACACCTGCCTGTCCAAAGTGGCAGTAATCGCATTTTAAAAGAAATGAATCGATTACATACCATTGAAGAATACATTACCCTTATTGACAATATCAGAAGAATTTTACCCGATTGTGCTATATCTCAAGATATGATTTCCGGTTTCCCAACAGAAACAGAAGAAGACCACCAAGCTACGCTTGATGTCCTAAAACGCGTTCAATACGACTTTGGATACATGTATTCCTACTCGGAGCGACCAGGAACTATGGCAGCAAGAAAACTAGAAGATAATGTTCCTGAGGAAACAAAAAAGAGACGTCTTGCCGAAATAATAGCAGTACAAAGAGAAAACGGGCATATTAAAACTAGAGAACATTTAGGTAAGATTGAAGAAGTTTTAATTGAAGGTTCCTCAAAAAAATCGGATCAAGATTGGATGGGAAGAAATTCTCAGAATGCCGTTGTAATTTTCGCAAAAGAAAATTATAATATAGGCGATTTAGTACGCGTAAAAATAACAGATTGCACCTCAGCAACTTTACTTGGTGAGGCTATTGAACTAGCAGATAATTAAGATTTTAACATGGAATCAGTACAAGCAACAAAACAGCGATTTGAAATCATTGGTAACGATTTAAAACTTAATCGTGCCATAGAAAAGGCAATTCAAGTGGCTCCAACAGATATTTCAGTATTGGTAACTGGTGAAAGTGGTGTTGGTAAAGAAGCTATTCCAAAAATCATCCATTCATTATCACACAGGAAACATGCAAAATATATTGCGGTTAACTGTGGTGCCATACCTGAAGGAACTATTGATAGTGAACTTTTTGGTCATGAAAAAGGGGCTTTCACCGGTGCAACAGCAGCCCGTAGTGGGTATTTTGAAGTTGCCGATGGCGGAACTATTTTCTTAGATGAAGTTGGCGAACTTCCTTTAACTACCCAAGTGCGTTTACTGCGTGTCCTAGAAAATGGCGAATTCTTAAAAGTAGGATCCTCGCAAGTACAAAAAACAAATGTTAGAATTGTAGCCGCAACAAATGTTAATATGTTTGAGGCGATAAAAAAAGAAAAATTTCGTGAAGATTTATATTATCGTTTGAGTACGGTTGAAATTGCATTGCCCCCACTTAGAGAGCGAAAAGAAGATATTCATTTGCTTTTTAGAAAATTTGCTTCAGATTTTGGTCAGAAGTATAAGATGCCAACCATTCGTTTAGAAGATAATGCTGTAGATGTATTATTAAAATACCGTTGGCCTGGAAACATCCGTCAATTACGAAATATTGCAGAACAGACTTCCGTCCTTGAAGAAAACAGAAATATATCGGCAGCAACATTAAGTGGTTATTTGCCAAATTTTGGCGGTTCTAACCTCCCTGCTATAGTAGATAAGCAGAAAAAAGATGGCGATTTTAGTAACGAACGCGAAATACTATACAAAGTATTGTTTGATATGAAGGCCGATTTGAATGATCTTAAGAAACTGACCTTAGAATTACTTAAAAATAACGATAGCGAAGAAGTCCAAAAAGATAACGAAAACCTTATTCGTAAAATATACGGTGGCAAGCATGAAGAGGATTATTCTCATGAGAATGAAGAAGAGAATGAAATGCTTCACCTTCCCGAACCCCAAACGGAAAATCCCTATTCAAAACCTAATGCAGAAGACAAATATCACTTCGCTGAGGAAATTGAAGTAGAGGAAACGCTATCTTTACAAGAAAAAGAGATAGAGTTAATTACAAAATCTTTAGAACGAAACAAAGGTAAAAGAAAAGCCGCCGCTGCTGAATTAGGAATTTCTGAACGCACCTTGTATCGTAAAATAAAGCAGTACGATTTATAATGAGTCAATTAAAACTTAAATCAAATACATTGAAAAAAACAATCTATTTCCTTGCATTAATCTTCACAGCCTTGAGCTTAAATGGATGTGGCGTATACAATTTTACAGGTGGAGATGTTGGAGAAGCAAAAACTTATGAAGTACGTTTATTTCAAAATTATGCCGCTCAAAGCCCCGGATCTACTTTTGAACCAGGCTTAGATCGTGATTTCACAAGAGAATTACAAGATTTAATTTTAAACCAAACAAGCTTAGATTTAGTTTCTTCTGGGGGCGATTTGGTGTATGAGGGAGAGATTACAGAGTTTAGAATTACACCTATGACCGCTACGGCCAATCAGACTTCTGCACAAAACAGATTAACCATGACGGTAACCGTGCGATTTTTTAATAATAAAAAAGAGGATGTAGATTTTGATCAACGCTTCTCTTTCTTTTATGATTACGGAGCAACGACAAGCTATAGCTCTATAAAGTCAACAGCACTAGATGCAATTTTTGAGCGTATTACACAAGATATTTTCAACGCATCATTAGCAGATTGGTAACCCTATGAACGTATCAGACTTCACATATCTTTTGCAACATCCTGAAAAATTGGTTTCACCAGTACAAACCAACCAATTGGATGATATTCTTGATGAATTTCCATATTTTCAAGCTGCGCGTGCCTTGCAATTAAAAGGGCTAAAAAATTTAAATAGCTTTAAATACAATAGCGCTTTAAAAGTAACCGCGGCTTATACCACTGATCGTGATGTTTTATTTGATTTTATTACATCTAAGGAATTTTTACAAAACGGAATTGCAGATCGTATTTCAGGGAGACAAGCACCATTAGAAGAAAAAGAAATTGAGTTTGAAACCATTACTTCTGAAGAAGTTAAAAAACCATTGCTTGACGAAAACGATGAAGACAAAGCACTTCCGCAGAGCGCTAAAGATGCAGATCAGATATTAGACCCTGCTTTATTTGCTTCAAAAGATCCTAATATTGATATTGAGATCGCGGAAGCTAAAAAAAAAGAAGAGGAACTAACGATTGGTGAGCCACTTCCCTTTACAAAAAAAGAAAAATATTCTTTCACAGAATGGATGCAATTAGCATCTAAAAAACCTATTGAAAGAGAAAAAATTGCCTCATTTGACAAAAAAGAGGAAATAACACTAGAAAAAGAACCCCTAAAAACCACTACAAAAAAGGTTTTAAGAAAAAAGAAATTCGATTTAATAGATCAATTTATAGAGAATAAACCTAAAATAATTCCAAAAGAAAAAAATTCTGTTCCAGTACCTATCGATGATCCAATGAAAATTGATAAAACAGAGTTAATGACCGCTACTTTAGCTAAAGTATACCTTGAACAAAAAAAGTATAAAAAAGCTATTCAAGCCTATAAAATTTTAAGTTTGAAATATCCAGAAAAAAGTAGTTTCTTTGCAAGCCAAATAAAATTAGTACAAAAAATA encodes:
- a CDS encoding sigma-54-dependent Fis family transcriptional regulator, which codes for MESVQATKQRFEIIGNDLKLNRAIEKAIQVAPTDISVLVTGESGVGKEAIPKIIHSLSHRKHAKYIAVNCGAIPEGTIDSELFGHEKGAFTGATAARSGYFEVADGGTIFLDEVGELPLTTQVRLLRVLENGEFLKVGSSQVQKTNVRIVAATNVNMFEAIKKEKFREDLYYRLSTVEIALPPLRERKEDIHLLFRKFASDFGQKYKMPTIRLEDNAVDVLLKYRWPGNIRQLRNIAEQTSVLEENRNISAATLSGYLPNFGGSNLPAIVDKQKKDGDFSNEREILYKVLFDMKADLNDLKKLTLELLKNNDSEEVQKDNENLIRKIYGGKHEEDYSHENEEENEMLHLPEPQTENPYSKPNAEDKYHFAEEIEVEETLSLQEKEIELITKSLERNKGKRKAAAAELGISERTLYRKIKQYDL
- a CDS encoding LptE family protein — its product is MSQLKLKSNTLKKTIYFLALIFTALSLNGCGVYNFTGGDVGEAKTYEVRLFQNYAAQSPGSTFEPGLDRDFTRELQDLILNQTSLDLVSSGGDLVYEGEITEFRITPMTATANQTSAQNRLTMTVTVRFFNNKKEDVDFDQRFSFFYDYGATTSYSSIKSTALDAIFERITQDIFNASLADW